CCTCCGCCTCCAGTGCGTGGCCGCCGCTTGCGGACATGCAGTTACCGAAATCCGAGCCATCCCGCAGGTGGGAGCGGGTAGATGGTGAATACGGACGATCCCGGACCGCGCATCGCCGACGAGGAATCGGCTGACACATTGGCCGCAGCATCGACCGGCCGTTTCATCGCCACAGCCACGCCACCCACAGCCAAGCAGATGATGCGATACACCCGCATCGCCATCGCTGTGACGGCCGCGTTGCTCACCGCAAGCTACACGGCGCTCTTTCTGATCGGCGCTCTCCTCGGGTCTCTGACCGTCGCACGAGTTGGCGGTGCCGTCATCTTTCTCGCGGTACTTCTGTTGGGCATGCCGGGGTACGGGCTATTGCATCGGCGACTCACCCGGAGGAGGAAGGTCCTCGTCAGCGTAGGCAGCGAAGGCCTGACGGTTAATACGCGCCCGGACGAGGTTTTCCCGTTCGGTGACGCGCGGGTTGGCCACTGGACGCTCGAGGGTGACCGCAGATCGATCAAGGGGACGGCGTTGCACCTGGGAACAGACGGTCATCGGTTTGTTCTGGGCGGACGAGACCATCGCCTCGGTGCGGGGATCTTTTCGGAAGCAACGCCCGTCGACAACGTAGACGCCTGGATCTGGGCCGCAGAGTTCGACGAAATTCTCACGATCATCGGGAGACGGTGTGGAACACAAACGGGGAATCCTCTACCTGCGCAGCTGATTCGATGCCTGTTGATTCCCAACGCGGCGAGATCATTTCGTCTTCGGTCTTCGGGATGTTCAAGAACACGGCAACGGCGCTGCGACTGAACAGCAACCCGTCGCAAGCCCAATGGGCCTTCGATTTCGGCGAAGACGCGATTTCAGTCATCGACTTGGCGACCAATGCCCGAATCACCTCAGCCCCTTTGAGACACGTAAAAGCGACAGCTGCAGCAAGCACGCGCTCGATGCCGCGCATCGGGCCGATGACAACCCCCGTACTGATCGTCACCGTTCCCGGCACGCGGCAGTTCACCATCGGTTGCCCCAATCTGGACGGCGCGCCGCTATATACGCTGACGGGTAAAACCAAGCTTCACTACCGGTTCTCGTGGGTCGGCGAGGTCGCTGTCAAAGAGGAACCGGCGTTTGTGGTCTCCGACCCACATTGGCTGACGCTCGTAGACAAGTTTGGTTTAGCCCCACGTCTGGCCGACGGGGCCAAAGAGGTCGCAACGGAGGCGGCGCCGGCCCAGCCCAAACGAAAGCGTTGGATCTACGCCGCCATCGTGGCCCCGATACTGCTTATCGCTGCCTCGGCAATGACGCTGCTCGGCAGCAGCATCACCAACGACAGGCAGCTGAAAGACGAACTGCTGAAGGCAAATTCGCTACGGCAGTTCGCGCTTCCGTTCGCCGATCTGCGAATGCCCCACGGGGTGACGGTCGACGCCTCCGGCAATGTATACGTCAGCGACACCCATACCAATCGGGTGCTGAAACTGGCCGCCGGAACGAGCACCCAAACCGTGCTGCCATTCGGCGGCCTCGACTTGTGTCCCGACGACATCGCCGCGACCACCGCCAGCGTGGCGACCGACACCACGGGAGCTGTCTATGTCAGTGACAGCTGCCACGACCGGGTGGTGAAGCTGGCGCCCGGTTCGAACACCCAGACCGTCGTCCCCTTTATCGGAATGGAGAGTCCGCAAGGCGTGGCGATAGATACTGCCGGCACCGCCTACGTCGTCGACTATTCCCATGGGAAGATCCTCAAGCTGGCACCCGGGGCAGGCGAGGCGGTCGCCCTGCCGCCAATGCGGAATGTCGAACCTAGCGGTGCAGTGGCAGTCGACGCCGCCGGTGATATTTACATCAGCTGCAGCCGCAGACGCACCCGCCAAAGCTGTCTGATGAAGATGCCTGCCGGGTCGAGCAGCTGGACCGGACTGCCCGCGATCTCCGAGCACGCCGGCGACAGCTTCAGCTCTGGCGAACAGGACGTGGCGGTGGACGCCGCAGGCACCGTCTACATGATCTGTTCCAAGGCCGTGATGAAGTTGGCGCCGGGAACAAACACCTGGGTCGCCTGCGGGCGGTCCTCAGCTTGATCGACCCCCTCGGGCTGGCGGTGGATCCCCGCGGTGACTACGTCTATGTCACCGACCATGTCGGCTCCCGCGCGACGGACTCGATCTTCCCGTGGGACAAGGACGACGCTCAGGGTTTCGTACTCAAAATACCGACAGGGTAAAAGCCCGCGCCGCAAGGCTTATCACGTAGAACCGGCGCGATGAACCCACGCACCAGTAGTCCCGGCCGGTGGTACGCGGCGAGTGTCTGAGCCGGCGGGCGAACTGACTGTTGCCCAAACTTGGGGGATTTTCCCCATGTGCGGTCATGGCGCCTGACCAGAGGACCGGGATGCTCGTTATCCGCGGTCGAGATCGACGGGCGGAGTGTGGATTGCGGAGTTGCCTCCGCCGCGTTTCGCGTCGAACATAGCCCGATCGGCGTGCTCGATGAGGGCGTCTAGGAGTGGACCCGGATCGACCTGGGACGCGAACCTGTCCAGCGGCACGCTCGTCCCGCCCACACTCGCGGTGAGCGGAGCTCGATCAGCGGGGGCGGCGACCGCCGAAAGGACCCGCTTGGCGGTGCGTTCCTGGTCGCCCGGGCCGGCAATATCGACGATCACGAATTCTTCACCGCCGAGCCGTGCTACCAACGCACCACCGCGCACGGCGGACTCGATCCGCCGTGCGGTGCGGACCAAGACTTCGTCACCAACGGCATGACCGAACGTGTCGTTGATGAGTTTGAAACTATCAAGGTCTACGACCATCACCGCCAACTGACCGCTGCTGACATACCCCTCGCGCACTAGGTCCCCGATCTGCATATGCAGGCCACGCCGGTTCAGCAGACCGGTGAGGGGGTCGGTGGCCGACTCGTTGGCGTCGCCCCGCAGAGCCCAGATGGCGGCCTGGATACCCAGCGGTGTCCCAGCGACCAGCGTCCCTGACAGGAGCGCCTTTACGGTGAGATCGACGATGTCGAATTTCGACTGCAAACCGACTTTGGCCGCGAAGCCCGCAATCGTCGCGACAATGCAGATGATGTGAGCCACAAGCATTTTCGGACCATCGAAGAACACCAAGAACACCGACAGCATGGTGAAGAAACTGAACCCGAAGGCGGCCAATACCCACCCTGAGTCGAGCAGGACCATCGCGGCAATCGCGATGTCCGCGGAAAAGACGAAAGCGAGGGCCGTCGAACGCGAGGGCCAGGACCGACAACACCACACCCATGCCCAGAATGCCTGTAGTACGACGAAAGCCATTACGGCAATCCGCGATGCGCGGGTGGCTGCCGCCGGCAGCAGGATGGTCGCGGAAATAACCGCGTCCATTCCCGTACCCAAGCCGATCAGAATTTGCACTGCCCCCGACATCGCCCGCTTGAAGTACTGCACTTGCACGGCGTAATCAACAGGCTCGCACCACCAGTCGCGGACGAGGCGGGCGAATGTTTCGAGCCTCCGTGAATAGTCCGACAAAGCCACTCCCAGAAATTCCCGCGACTATTGGGTGCTAAGCGAGGCCTGGCTGCAGTAGCCCAGTACTCAAAGGATAGCGGGCCTATTCCACACGTGACTCATTGCGTACCGTCTCGAGGATGCACGCTGAGTGCGGAAAACAACGTTCTGTCATTGCCTATGACGCCAGCTCAACCCGGCCGCGTACAGCATCTTTCACTGAGAGTTGCCGGTTGTCACTGAGTAGCAAGCGGGCGGCTTAGCTCGAAGCGATTGCCGTCGAGGTCGTAGAACCAGACATATTCGTGGTTCTCGCTTCGGCACAGCTCACCGACCTCAATTCCCCGATCAAGCAATAGGTTTCGAGCCGGTGCGAGATCGTCGGTATCGATCACCGCAACGACATACGTCCGGTCTTCACCCGCGGCCCTTTCGGCGCGTCTAGGCAGTTGCCATAGCGCCACCACGGTGCCGGCGATCAGGTAGGCGGCAATGGGTTGATCCGGCCCGTCGAAACCGACATGGATCGGCTCCAGACCGAATTTTTCGCGATACCAG
This genomic stretch from Mycobacterium paraterrae harbors:
- a CDS encoding GGDEF domain-containing protein is translated as MQYFKRAMSGAVQILIGLGTGMDAVISATILLPAAATRASRIAVMAFVVLQAFWAWVWCCRSWPSRSTALAFVFSADIAIAAMVLLDSGWVLAAFGFSFFTMLSVFLVFFDGPKMLVAHIICIVATIAGFAAKVGLQSKFDIVDLTVKALLSGTLVAGTPLGIQAAIWALRGDANESATDPLTGLLNRRGLHMQIGDLVREGYVSSGQLAVMVVDLDSFKLINDTFGHAVGDEVLVRTARRIESAVRGGALVARLGGEEFVIVDIAGPGDQERTAKRVLSAVAAPADRAPLTASVGGTSVPLDRFASQVDPGPLLDALIEHADRAMFDAKRGGGNSAIHTPPVDLDRG
- a CDS encoding VOC family protein; the encoded protein is MLTTVVRVRSVSAAVDWYREKFGLEPIHVGFDGPDQPIAAYLIAGTVVALWQLPRRAERAAGEDRTYVVAVIDTDDLAPARNLLLDRGIEVGELCRSENHEYVWFYDLDGNRFELSRPLATQ